A window from Aquiluna borgnonia encodes these proteins:
- a CDS encoding metal-sensitive transcriptional regulator produces the protein MQIPQEELDAVRKRLARAQGQLGGIIKMVEEGRECTDVLTQMAAAQAAINRAAFSLIATGIANCGSDAEGIADRAKLEKAFLALS, from the coding sequence ATGCAAATTCCTCAGGAAGAACTGGACGCAGTCAGAAAGCGTTTGGCAAGAGCGCAGGGTCAACTCGGAGGCATCATAAAAATGGTCGAAGAGGGCCGCGAATGCACCGACGTGCTGACCCAGATGGCAGCCGCTCAGGCTGCAATCAACCGTGCAGCGTTTTCGCTGATAGCCACCGGAATTGCAAACTGCGGGTCAGATGCCGAGGGCATCGCAGACCGGGCCAAACTAGAAAAAGCTTTCTTGGCACTGAGCTAG
- a CDS encoding rhodanese-like domain-containing protein encodes MAQEVTIDELESAIDNGAFVLDVREADEFQAGHVPNARHIALNTVPDQLALIPADSRIWVICQAGGRSMKAANFLEAQGYDVVSVAGGTGQWIAAGKKVSFEESV; translated from the coding sequence ATGGCACAGGAAGTAACAATCGACGAACTAGAGAGCGCAATCGACAACGGAGCTTTTGTTCTGGATGTCAGGGAGGCCGATGAGTTCCAGGCCGGCCATGTCCCAAATGCCCGCCACATTGCCCTGAATACTGTTCCTGATCAACTTGCTCTAATCCCTGCGGACAGCAGGATTTGGGTGATTTGCCAGGCTGGCGGCCGCTCAATGAAGGCCGCAAATTTCCTTGAGGCTCAGGGTTACGACGTGGTTTCCGTTGCTGGAGGAACTGGGCAGTGGATTGCCGCGGGTAAAAAGGTCTCGTTTGAGGAAAGCGTCTAG
- a CDS encoding rhodanese-like domain-containing protein produces MGLFDFFKKKYQTVSPAKAKEAQDAGALLIDVRESHEYRSGHAPGAKHISVQVIERRLGEIPKERPILVMCQSGMRSQRAAEILSRNGYQVMNVSGGIVNWQRAGMKVVK; encoded by the coding sequence GTGGGACTGTTCGACTTTTTCAAAAAGAAGTACCAGACCGTCTCCCCGGCTAAGGCCAAAGAGGCTCAGGATGCGGGCGCCCTTCTAATTGACGTTCGGGAGTCTCATGAGTACCGTTCTGGCCACGCTCCTGGGGCAAAGCACATTTCGGTTCAGGTAATCGAGCGTCGTCTAGGAGAGATCCCGAAGGAGCGACCCATCTTGGTGATGTGCCAGTCGGGTATGCGCAGTCAGCGGGCCGCTGAGATCCTCAGCCGCAACGGGTACCAAGTAATGAACGTCTCGGGTGGAATTGTGAACTGGCAGCGAGCTGGAATGAAGGTAGTGAAGTAA